tcaccaaAAAACTGTTTGCGAAAGACAAGGAATTGGAGagattgatgaagaaacaaGAGGAAGGAAAAGCTAATGAATACGAAATGCTAAGAGTTAAAGAATTGAGGGGCAAACtaagaagaagagatgaattgaaattagaagaatataaaaaaatgaaagaggAAGGTATTGAAAACTTCGATAATATTCACGTACAAAACTTCGATCAAAACAAATTGAATGAACAAATATTACCAGCAAGAGACACGACAAACTTTTATCAAGGAAAAGCTAGCGAGTACGACAAAGCGATCAATATGGAAGAAAAGGTGATATTGCTGGgcaaaagaaggaaatggTTGATGAAGCATTGCCACGGTGACGTTTTGGAAGTTTCATGTGGGACAGGAAGAAATATCAAATATCTTGATATGTCACGCATTAACTCCATTACATTTTTAGATTCATCTGAAAATATGATGGAAATTACACATAAAAAGTTTAGGGAAAAGTTTCCAAAGTATAAAAAGGCTGCTTTTGTTGTTGGGAAGGCGGAAAAGCTAGTAGACTTAGCAGAGAAAGGAAAACCTTCTCAAGAGAAAGATAAGAAgaacaataaaataaaatacgATACCATTGTGGAAGCTTTTGGTCTGTGCTCTCACGAAGATCCGGTAAGAGCattgaataattttggCAAGCTATTAAAGCCTGATGGGAGGATTATTTTACTGGAACATGGTAGAGGCCAGTACGATTTTGTAAATAAGATGTTAGATAACAGAGCTGAGAAAAGACTAAATACATGGGGCTGTAGATGGAATCTCGATTTAGGTGAAGTATTGGATGATTCTGACTTGGAAGTAGTGGAAGAAAATCGGACACACTTGGGTACTACTTGGTGCATCGTTGCCAAACGAAAAGGAGATGCGAAAAAGAAGGGTGAGCTTGGGTTTGTAGAAAAATACCTACAGTCAAGcattagaaaaagaatggaatcatttgaaaaaagcaACAGACCAGAATCTGAAGAAAGTCTTGAGCCAGTATCTCCAACGAACAAAAGTTAACGCCCCACTTTTATTTGATGCATTTCATATTGACTAATAATCAtgtaaataatataaattTAGTTAAAGCGTATTTTACTAATCTCATTTCGTTAATTGAATACCACCCAAGCGCAGTATTGTTGACAGCTCAAGAAATACTAGATTCGTCTAGTAAAAATAGATAACGACAAAAAATGCGAACTCTGTGGATCGAACACAGGACCTCCAGATATCTTGACCAAAGTTTCCTTCAGTCTGGCGCTCTCCCAAC
The Saccharomyces mikatae IFO 1815 strain IFO1815 genome assembly, chromosome: 4 genome window above contains:
- the OMS1 gene encoding putative RNA methyltransferase (similar to Saccharomyces cerevisiae OMS1 (YDR316W); ancestral locus Anc_5.344) is translated as MATFHHPAKIFLHFARKPLSRNVLSESQRRLLSFTYPRFNNCHIGDNKNNKKLKNVFQANSNRTVRKQKTKEDLARERFEEQLKSPNRFVRWGAIARSEKFSKGMTKYMIGAYVIFLIYGLFFTKKLFAKDKELERLMKKQEEGKANEYEMLRVKELRGKLRRRDELKLEEYKKMKEEGIENFDNIHVQNFDQNKLNEQILPARDTTNFYQGKASEYDKAINMEEKVILLGKRRKWLMKHCHGDVLEVSCGTGRNIKYLDMSRINSITFLDSSENMMEITHKKFREKFPKYKKAAFVVGKAEKLVDLAEKGKPSQEKDKKNNKIKYDTIVEAFGLCSHEDPVRALNNFGKLLKPDGRIILLEHGRGQYDFVNKMLDNRAEKRLNTWGCRWNLDLGEVLDDSDLEVVEENRTHLGTTWCIVAKRKGDAKKKGELGFVEKYLQSSIRKRMESFEKSNRPESEESLEPVSPTNKS